Proteins from a single region of Streptomyces spectabilis:
- a CDS encoding glycerate kinase, producing the protein MPTTSPAPSSIRRVAVAPSGFKESLSAQSAAEAIAQGVRRVLPAAEVDLIPLVDGGEGTAQGLAAATGGRLVALPATGPVGERIGTHFALLDSGTAVVEMAAAAGLRLVPRELRDPGATTTYGVGELIRAALDTGARRILVGCGDSGTSDGGAGALQALGVRLLDADGWELPRGGRELPRLHHVDASRADPRLAEAELLVACNQHNVLCGEQGVARVFGPQKGATPAQVEELAAGLERWAYVLTRDLKVTTDLFHGPGTGASGGLGAGLAALGARLLPRFDVLLDHLDLDARLARADLVVTAEGALDRQTPRGKVPAEVARRAKLFDRPVLALAGTIGDGAHLVRAAGVDAYSSILPAPVTLTEALGRGAEFLTDATERALRMIVLGSRLPGQAAVASLSVSGTQRPSSVR; encoded by the coding sequence ATGCCGACCACGTCCCCCGCGCCGTCCTCGATCCGCCGTGTCGCCGTCGCCCCCAGCGGCTTCAAGGAATCCCTGTCCGCCCAGTCCGCCGCCGAGGCCATCGCGCAGGGCGTCCGGCGCGTCCTGCCCGCCGCCGAGGTCGATCTGATCCCGCTCGTGGACGGCGGCGAGGGCACCGCGCAGGGCCTCGCCGCGGCCACCGGCGGGCGGCTCGTCGCCCTGCCCGCCACCGGCCCGGTCGGCGAGCGCATCGGCACCCACTTCGCCCTCCTCGACTCGGGCACCGCCGTGGTGGAGATGGCGGCGGCCGCGGGCCTGCGCCTGGTGCCGCGCGAGCTGCGCGACCCCGGCGCCACCACGACGTACGGCGTGGGCGAGCTGATCCGCGCCGCGCTCGACACCGGTGCCCGGCGCATCCTGGTGGGCTGCGGCGACTCGGGCACGTCGGACGGCGGCGCGGGCGCGCTCCAGGCCCTCGGCGTCCGCCTCCTGGACGCGGACGGCTGGGAACTGCCGCGCGGCGGCCGGGAGCTGCCGCGCCTGCACCACGTCGACGCCTCCCGCGCCGACCCGCGGCTCGCGGAGGCCGAGCTGCTCGTCGCCTGCAACCAGCACAACGTCCTGTGCGGCGAGCAGGGCGTGGCCCGCGTCTTCGGCCCGCAGAAGGGCGCGACCCCGGCCCAGGTCGAGGAGCTCGCCGCGGGCCTGGAGCGCTGGGCGTACGTCCTCACCCGCGATCTGAAGGTGACCACCGACCTGTTCCACGGCCCCGGCACCGGCGCCTCCGGCGGCCTCGGCGCGGGTCTCGCCGCGCTCGGCGCCCGGCTGCTTCCCCGCTTCGACGTCCTGCTCGACCACCTCGACCTGGACGCCCGCCTGGCCCGCGCCGACCTCGTCGTCACCGCGGAGGGCGCCCTCGACCGGCAGACGCCGCGCGGCAAGGTCCCGGCCGAAGTGGCCCGCCGCGCCAAGCTGTTCGACCGCCCGGTGCTCGCCCTCGCGGGCACCATCGGCGACGGGGCGCACCTGGTGCGGGCCGCGGGCGTGGACGCCTACAGCTCGATCCTGCCCGCCCCGGTGACGCTCACGGAGGCGCTCGGCCGGGGGGCCGAGTTCCTCACCGACGCCACCGAGCGGGCCCTGCGGATGATCGTGCTCGGCTCACGCCTTCCGGGTCAGGCGGCCGTCGCCTCGCTGTCGGTGTCGGGCACGCAGCGCCCGTCCTCGGTGCGGTAG
- the trpD gene encoding anthranilate phosphoribosyltransferase, with product MSAVTPAGGDTAAARSWPDVLNGLLDGRDQSADDTAWAMDRIMRGEATDAQIAGFAVALRAKGETVEEISGLVRAMYAHAHVIDVPGPSVDIVGTGGDGAKTVNISTMSAIVVAGTGAKVVKHGNRAASSASGASDVLEKLGVNLELTPQRVREVAEEAGITFCFAVKFHPALRHVAPARRELGIRTTFNFLGPLTNPAKVRAQATGVADARMAPILAGVLAERGSSALVFRGDDGLDELTTTATSRVWVVRDGGVREEAFDPRDVGIDVVPVEALRGADASYNAEVARRLLDGERGPVRDAVLLNAAAALVALEPGEGPLAERIRAGMAKAADSIDSGAARAALARWVTASNR from the coding sequence ATGAGCGCTGTGACCCCCGCAGGAGGCGACACCGCGGCGGCCCGTTCCTGGCCCGACGTGCTGAACGGCCTGCTCGACGGCCGCGACCAGAGCGCCGACGACACGGCCTGGGCGATGGACCGCATCATGCGCGGCGAGGCGACCGACGCGCAGATCGCGGGCTTCGCCGTCGCGCTGCGCGCCAAGGGGGAGACCGTCGAGGAGATCTCCGGTCTCGTCCGCGCCATGTACGCGCACGCGCACGTCATCGACGTGCCGGGCCCGAGCGTCGACATCGTCGGCACCGGCGGCGACGGCGCCAAGACCGTCAACATCTCCACCATGTCCGCGATCGTGGTCGCCGGGACGGGCGCGAAGGTCGTCAAGCACGGCAACCGGGCGGCGTCCAGCGCGTCCGGCGCCTCCGACGTCCTGGAGAAGCTCGGCGTCAATCTGGAGCTGACGCCGCAGCGGGTGCGCGAGGTCGCGGAGGAGGCCGGGATCACCTTCTGCTTCGCGGTGAAGTTCCACCCGGCGCTGCGGCACGTGGCGCCCGCGCGGCGCGAGCTGGGCATCCGCACCACGTTCAACTTCCTCGGCCCGCTGACCAACCCGGCGAAGGTCCGGGCCCAGGCCACCGGGGTCGCGGACGCGCGGATGGCGCCGATCCTCGCGGGCGTGCTCGCCGAGCGCGGTTCCTCCGCCCTGGTCTTCCGCGGCGACGACGGCCTGGACGAGCTCACCACCACGGCCACGTCCCGGGTGTGGGTGGTCCGCGACGGCGGCGTCCGCGAGGAGGCCTTCGACCCGCGCGACGTCGGCATCGACGTGGTGCCCGTCGAGGCGCTCCGGGGCGCCGACGCCTCGTACAACGCGGAGGTCGCGCGGCGGCTCCTGGACGGCGAGAGAGGCCCCGTGCGGGACGCGGTGCTGCTGAACGCGGCGGCCGCGCTCGTCGCCCTGGAGCCCGGCGAGGGCCCGCTCGCGGAGCGGATCCGCGCGGGCATGGCGAAGGCGGCCGACTCGATCGACTCGGGCGCCGCGCGGGCCGCCCTCGCGCGCTGGGTGACGGCCAGCAACCGCTGA
- a CDS encoding response regulator transcription factor: MQPTATVLIYSDDASTREQVRLAAGRRPASDVPEVRFVECATLPAVLKELDHGGIDVCVLDGEAAPAGGMGVCRQIKDEVFQAPPVLLLMGRPQDAWLATWSRAEAAVTLPVDPVEFAAALASLLRSRAALSA, encoded by the coding sequence ATGCAGCCGACCGCCACGGTGTTGATCTACAGCGATGACGCGAGCACGCGCGAACAGGTCCGCCTCGCGGCCGGGCGCAGGCCCGCAAGTGACGTCCCCGAGGTCCGCTTCGTCGAATGCGCGACGCTGCCCGCGGTCCTCAAGGAGCTCGACCACGGCGGCATCGACGTGTGCGTGCTCGACGGCGAGGCCGCACCCGCGGGCGGCATGGGCGTCTGCCGCCAGATCAAGGACGAGGTCTTCCAGGCCCCGCCGGTGCTGCTGCTCATGGGGCGCCCGCAGGACGCCTGGCTGGCCACCTGGAGCCGCGCCGAGGCGGCGGTGACCCTGCCGGTCGACCCGGTGGAGTTCGCCGCCGCCCTGGCCTCTCTGCTGCGTTCCCGGGCCGCTCTGAGCGCCTAG
- a CDS encoding cytochrome c oxidase subunit 3, which yields MSVVATATTVDTGHAHPPVNRPNLTSVGTIIWLSSELMFFAALFAMYFTLRSVTGPDHWKEMADALNFPFSATNTTILVLSSLTCQLGVFAAERGDVKKLRMWFIVTFIMGAIFIGGQVFEYTELVKHEGLSLSSDPYGSVFYLTTGFHGLHVTGGLIAFLLVLGRTYAARRFTHEQATAAIVVSYYWHFVDVVWIGLFATIYMIK from the coding sequence ATGTCGGTCGTGGCGACAGCAACGACAGTAGACACCGGGCACGCGCACCCGCCGGTCAATCGACCGAACCTCACCAGCGTCGGAACCATCATCTGGCTGAGTTCCGAGCTGATGTTCTTCGCGGCCCTCTTCGCGATGTACTTCACCCTGCGATCGGTGACCGGTCCCGACCACTGGAAGGAAATGGCCGATGCCCTGAACTTCCCGTTCTCGGCGACCAACACCACGATCCTGGTGCTTTCCTCCCTCACCTGTCAGCTCGGCGTGTTCGCCGCCGAGCGCGGTGACGTGAAGAAGCTCCGGATGTGGTTCATCGTCACCTTCATCATGGGTGCGATCTTCATCGGCGGCCAGGTCTTCGAGTACACCGAGCTGGTCAAGCACGAGGGCCTTTCGCTCTCGTCGGACCCCTACGGCTCGGTCTTCTACCTGACCACCGGCTTCCACGGACTGCATGTGACGGGCGGTCTCATCGCCTTCCTGCTGGTCCTCGGCCGTACGTACGCGGCCAGGAGGTTCACCCACGAGCAGGCGACCGCCGCCATCGTCGTGTCCTACTACTGGCACTTCGTCGATGTCGTCTGGATCGGCCTCTTCGCCACGATCTACATGATCAAGTAG
- a CDS encoding cytochrome c oxidase subunit 4, with the protein MKIQGKMFIWLSVFVLAMAIVYGWWSKEPAGTTALFLAFGLCIMIGYYLAFTARRVDAAAQDNKEADVADEAGEVGFFSPHSWQPLSLAVGGALAFMGVVFGWWLLYFSAPIILIGLWGWVFEYYRGENQNQ; encoded by the coding sequence GTGAAGATCCAGGGCAAGATGTTCATCTGGCTGAGCGTCTTCGTACTGGCCATGGCGATCGTCTATGGCTGGTGGTCGAAGGAGCCCGCCGGTACCACCGCGCTCTTCCTGGCCTTCGGCCTGTGCATCATGATCGGCTACTACCTGGCCTTCACGGCCCGGCGAGTCGACGCCGCCGCACAGGACAACAAGGAAGCGGACGTCGCGGACGAGGCCGGCGAGGTGGGCTTCTTCAGCCCGCACAGCTGGCAGCCGCTGTCCCTGGCCGTCGGTGGCGCGCTCGCCTTCATGGGCGTCGTCTTCGGCTGGTGGCTGCTGTACTTCTCGGCCCCGATCATCCTGATCGGCCTGTGGGGCTGGGTCTTCGAGTACTACCGCGGCGAGAACCAGAACCAGTAG
- a CDS encoding ubiquinol-cytochrome c reductase iron-sulfur subunit → MSSQETPEENLPSEQESAHGAVAVAEDPFADPGLPPHEHRVQDIDEKAARRSERTVAMLFTISMLATVGFIASYVAFPVDKNVYIWPIGHISALNFALGMTLGVALFCIGAGAVHWARTLMSDEEVADERHAIEAEPDVKAKVMADFAQGAKESQLGRRKLIRNTMFGALTLVPLSGVVLLRDLGPLPEDKLRHTLWSKGKLLVNMNTNEPLRPSDVAVGSLTFAKPEGLEEHDHDFQTQIAKAALMIVRLQPADIKDKRELAWSHEGIVAYSKICTHVGCPISLYEQQTHHVLCPCHQSTFDLSDGARVIFGPAGHALPQLKIGVNEEGYLEAHGDFEEPVGPAFWERG, encoded by the coding sequence ATGAGTAGCCAAGAAACCCCAGAAGAGAACCTGCCGAGCGAGCAGGAGTCCGCGCACGGCGCGGTGGCCGTAGCCGAGGACCCGTTCGCGGACCCGGGCCTGCCGCCGCACGAGCACCGCGTCCAGGACATCGACGAGAAGGCCGCCCGGCGCTCCGAGCGCACGGTCGCGATGCTCTTCACCATCTCGATGCTGGCGACCGTCGGCTTCATCGCCTCGTACGTGGCGTTCCCGGTCGACAAGAACGTCTACATCTGGCCGATCGGGCACATCAGCGCGCTGAACTTCGCGCTCGGCATGACCCTCGGCGTGGCGCTGTTCTGCATCGGCGCGGGCGCGGTCCACTGGGCCCGCACCCTGATGTCCGACGAAGAGGTCGCCGACGAGCGGCACGCGATCGAGGCCGAGCCGGACGTCAAGGCCAAGGTCATGGCGGACTTCGCGCAGGGCGCGAAGGAGTCCCAGCTCGGCCGGCGCAAGCTGATCCGCAACACCATGTTCGGCGCGCTGACCCTGGTTCCGCTGTCCGGCGTCGTCCTGCTGCGTGACCTCGGTCCGCTGCCGGAGGACAAGCTGCGGCACACCCTGTGGTCCAAGGGCAAGCTGCTCGTGAACATGAACACGAACGAGCCGCTGCGTCCCTCGGACGTGGCCGTCGGTTCGCTGACCTTCGCCAAGCCGGAAGGCCTGGAGGAGCACGACCACGACTTCCAGACCCAGATCGCCAAGGCCGCCCTGATGATCGTCCGGCTCCAGCCGGCCGACATCAAGGACAAGCGCGAGCTGGCGTGGTCGCACGAGGGCATCGTCGCGTACTCCAAGATCTGCACCCACGTGGGCTGCCCGATCTCCCTGTACGAGCAGCAGACGCACCACGTCCTCTGCCCGTGCCACCAGTCCACCTTCGACCTCTCCGACGGCGCCCGAGTCATCTTCGGCCCCGCCGGTCACGCCCTTCCGCAGCTGAAGATCGGCGTGAACGAGGAGGGCTACCTCGAGGCGCACGGCGACTTCGAAGAGCCCGTCGGTCCTGCCTTCTGGGAGCGCGGATGA
- a CDS encoding aminotransferase class V-fold PLP-dependent enzyme, with amino-acid sequence MPASTAATATAAAAAESADPCCAEPLPVLGRDVTVPLVTGGEVTYAALDYAASAPALQRVWDDVAAYAPYYGSVHRGAGYLSQLSTDLFENARRTVAEFLGCREGDQVVFTRSTTDSLNLLAAALPADCQVFVFETEHHASLLPWRDARVTYLNAPRTPGDAVRNLERALADRDPYGPALVCVTGASNVTGELWPVRELAAAAHAHGARIVLDAAQLAPHHPLDIAELDVDWVAFSGHKLYAPFGSGVLAGRADWLRAAEPYLAGGGASRTVTRRTDGGVDVEWHDTAARHEAGSPNVIGAYSIAAACKALTEAGFDALVARERQLIRTVREGLAEVPEVRVLSLFGDDAPRVGVISFVVDGWNSSHFAAALSAEYGIGVRDGLFCAHPLVRTLLGSAPDEPGECGAPEAAPGERSLNAIRVSFGAGTPDEHVERFVRAVKELVSDGARWSYRTEDGRCVPDTDSEATAA; translated from the coding sequence ATGCCTGCCTCCACCGCTGCCACCGCCACCGCCGCCGCTGCCGCCGAGTCCGCCGACCCCTGCTGCGCCGAGCCGCTGCCCGTGCTCGGCCGTGACGTGACCGTGCCCCTCGTCACCGGCGGCGAGGTGACGTACGCGGCGCTCGACTACGCGGCGAGCGCCCCGGCGCTGCAGCGGGTGTGGGACGACGTGGCCGCGTACGCGCCGTACTACGGCAGCGTGCACCGCGGCGCCGGATACCTGTCCCAGCTCTCGACCGACCTGTTCGAGAACGCCCGCAGGACGGTGGCCGAGTTCCTCGGGTGCCGCGAGGGCGATCAGGTGGTCTTCACCCGGTCCACCACGGACTCGCTGAACCTGCTCGCCGCCGCCCTGCCCGCCGACTGCCAGGTCTTCGTCTTCGAGACCGAGCACCACGCCTCGCTGCTTCCGTGGCGCGACGCGCGCGTCACGTACCTCAACGCCCCCCGTACGCCCGGCGACGCGGTGCGGAACCTGGAGCGCGCGCTCGCCGACCGGGACCCCTACGGGCCCGCCCTGGTGTGCGTGACCGGCGCCTCGAACGTCACCGGTGAGCTGTGGCCGGTGCGGGAGCTGGCCGCCGCCGCGCACGCGCACGGCGCCCGGATCGTCCTCGACGCCGCGCAGCTCGCGCCCCACCACCCCCTGGACATCGCGGAGTTGGACGTCGACTGGGTCGCCTTCTCCGGGCACAAGCTGTACGCGCCCTTCGGCTCCGGGGTGCTCGCGGGGCGAGCCGACTGGCTGCGTGCCGCCGAGCCCTACCTCGCCGGCGGCGGCGCCTCGCGCACGGTGACGCGGCGCACCGACGGGGGAGTGGACGTCGAGTGGCACGACACCGCCGCCCGGCACGAGGCCGGCTCGCCGAACGTGATCGGGGCCTACTCCATCGCCGCCGCCTGCAAGGCCCTGACCGAGGCCGGGTTCGACGCCCTGGTCGCGCGCGAGCGGCAGCTGATCCGGACGGTGCGCGAGGGGCTCGCCGAGGTCCCCGAGGTGCGGGTGCTCTCGCTGTTCGGCGACGACGCGCCCCGCGTCGGGGTCATCTCCTTCGTGGTCGACGGCTGGAACAGCTCGCACTTCGCCGCCGCGCTCTCCGCCGAGTACGGCATCGGTGTGCGCGACGGCCTGTTCTGCGCGCACCCGCTGGTGCGCACGCTCCTCGGCAGCGCGCCCGACGAGCCCGGCGAGTGCGGCGCCCCGGAGGCCGCGCCCGGCGAGCGGTCGCTGAACGCGATCCGCGTGAGCTTCGGCGCGGGCACCCCGGACGAGCACGTCGAGCGGTTCGTACGGGCCGTCAAGGAGCTGGTGAGCGACGGCGCGCGGTGGAGCTACCGCACCGAGGACGGGCGCTGCGTGCCCGACACCGACAGCGAGGCGACGGCCGCCTGA
- a CDS encoding L,D-transpeptidase: protein MSHSPRTRTVLSCTLLVVAVGTVTTACGAGGHPLSAKPYDAASQIAFNGPAGSSGKADPDKPLEVTAQGEDGRITDVTATDQQGRYVAGELSADGARWHSTVPLAAGAHYTVRVSTEDDEGSPGRKVLAFDTAAAAKKRQLKVTFGPEAGKYGVGQPVTAKLSAPVKAKAARAVVERALKVRSQPATEGSWHWVDSRTLHYRPKEFWPTHATIQAHSNLEGVKVTDKLWGAESKPLKLTTGDKVVAVTDAGSHWMTVYRNGEEINSIPVTTGKPGYSTRNGIKVVLGKEYVVRMTSASIGASDFYDKMVYYATRVTDSGEYVHAAPWSVGSQGYANTSHGCTGMSTGNAAWFYETVRQGDIVEVVNSYGADMDHFGNGYGDWNVPWKTWRKGSALLADTKAGRAAVEATRLRPQSA from the coding sequence ATGAGCCACTCTCCGCGAACCCGCACGGTACTGAGCTGCACCCTCCTTGTGGTCGCCGTCGGCACGGTCACCACGGCCTGCGGGGCCGGCGGCCATCCGCTCTCGGCGAAGCCGTACGACGCGGCGAGCCAGATCGCCTTCAACGGCCCCGCGGGCAGCAGCGGGAAGGCCGACCCGGACAAGCCCCTCGAAGTCACCGCACAGGGCGAGGACGGGCGCATCACGGATGTCACGGCCACCGACCAGCAGGGCCGTTACGTGGCGGGTGAACTCTCCGCCGACGGCGCCCGCTGGCACAGCACCGTGCCCCTCGCGGCGGGCGCGCACTACACCGTCCGGGTGAGCACGGAGGACGACGAGGGCTCGCCCGGCCGCAAGGTCCTGGCCTTCGACACCGCCGCGGCCGCCAAGAAGCGGCAGCTGAAGGTCACCTTCGGCCCGGAGGCGGGCAAGTACGGCGTCGGCCAGCCGGTCACCGCGAAGCTCAGCGCCCCCGTCAAGGCCAAGGCGGCCAGGGCCGTCGTCGAGCGGGCGCTCAAGGTCCGCTCGCAGCCCGCGACGGAGGGCTCCTGGCACTGGGTGGACAGCAGGACGCTGCACTACCGCCCCAAGGAGTTCTGGCCCACCCACGCCACCATCCAGGCGCACAGCAACCTGGAGGGCGTGAAGGTCACCGACAAGCTGTGGGGCGCCGAGTCCAAGCCCCTGAAGCTCACCACCGGCGACAAGGTCGTGGCCGTCACGGACGCCGGCTCCCACTGGATGACGGTCTACCGCAACGGCGAGGAGATCAACTCCATCCCGGTGACCACCGGCAAGCCCGGCTACTCCACGCGCAACGGCATCAAGGTGGTGCTCGGCAAGGAGTACGTCGTACGGATGACCAGCGCCAGCATCGGCGCCTCGGACTTCTACGACAAAATGGTCTATTACGCGACGAGGGTGACGGACAGCGGCGAATATGTGCACGCCGCCCCCTGGTCGGTGGGCTCCCAGGGCTACGCCAACACCAGCCACGGCTGCACCGGCATGAGCACGGGCAACGCCGCCTGGTTCTACGAGACGGTCCGTCAGGGTGACATCGTCGAGGTCGTCAACAGCTACGGCGCCGACATGGACCACTTCGGCAACGGCTACGGCGACTGGAACGTCCCCTGGAAGACCTGGCGCAAGGGCAGCGCCCTCCTGGCGGACACCAAGGCGGGCCGCGCGGCGGTGGAGGCGACCCGCCTGCGCCCCCAGTCGGCCTAG
- a CDS encoding cytochrome b, which translates to MSTENTTATAAPAADSRKKAPAGERVADWADGRLGIYSLAKANMRKIFPDHWSFMLGEICLYSFIIIILTGVYLTLFFHPSMNEVEYHGSYVPLQGQLMSEAFNSTMHISFDVRGGLLIRQIHHWAALIFLAGMFVHMMRVFFTGAFRKPREVNWLFGFLLFVLGMFTGFTGYSLPDDLLSGTGVRFMQGAVLSVPIVGTYLSMFLFGGEFPGGDFVARFYSVHILLLPGIMLGLVVAHLILVFYHKHTQFAGPGKTNKNVVGMPLLPVYMAKAGGFFFLVFGVIAAVAAIASINPIWAIGPYRPDQVSTGAQPDWYMGFAEGLIRVMPGWEINLWGHTLVLGVFIPLVIFPLVLAAIAVYPFIESWVTGDKREHHILDRPRNAPTRTAFGVAWITAYMIMLVGGGNDLWATHFHLSINSITWFVRIFFFVGPVIAFVVTKRICLGLQRRDKDKVLHGRESGIIKRLPHGEFIEVHEPLDQDQLHTLTAHEQYKPLEIGATVDENGVERKVTGSQKLRAKLSKGMYGEDGQIPKPTVDEYKEITSGHGHH; encoded by the coding sequence ATGAGCACCGAGAACACCACGGCGACGGCCGCCCCCGCGGCCGACTCACGCAAGAAAGCACCCGCCGGCGAGCGGGTCGCGGACTGGGCCGACGGCCGCCTGGGGATCTACTCCCTGGCCAAGGCCAACATGCGCAAGATCTTCCCGGACCACTGGTCCTTCATGCTCGGTGAGATCTGCCTCTACAGCTTCATCATCATCATCCTCACGGGTGTGTATCTGACGCTGTTCTTCCACCCGTCGATGAACGAGGTGGAGTACCACGGCAGCTACGTGCCCCTGCAGGGCCAGCTGATGTCCGAGGCGTTCAACTCGACCATGCACATCTCCTTCGATGTGCGCGGTGGTCTGCTCATCCGGCAGATCCACCACTGGGCGGCGCTGATCTTCCTCGCCGGCATGTTCGTGCACATGATGCGCGTGTTCTTCACCGGCGCCTTCCGCAAGCCGCGTGAGGTCAACTGGCTGTTCGGCTTCCTGCTGTTCGTCCTCGGCATGTTCACCGGCTTCACCGGTTACTCGCTCCCCGACGACCTGCTCTCCGGCACCGGTGTCCGCTTCATGCAGGGCGCGGTCCTGTCCGTGCCGATCGTCGGTACGTACCTGTCGATGTTCCTGTTCGGCGGCGAGTTCCCCGGCGGCGACTTCGTGGCCCGCTTCTACTCGGTCCACATCCTGCTGCTGCCGGGCATCATGCTCGGCCTCGTGGTGGCGCACCTGATCCTGGTCTTCTACCACAAGCACACGCAGTTCGCGGGTCCCGGCAAGACCAACAAGAACGTCGTCGGCATGCCGCTGCTCCCGGTCTACATGGCCAAGGCCGGAGGCTTCTTCTTCCTGGTCTTCGGTGTCATCGCGGCCGTCGCGGCGATCGCCTCGATCAACCCGATCTGGGCGATCGGCCCGTACCGACCGGACCAGGTGTCCACCGGCGCCCAGCCCGACTGGTACATGGGCTTCGCCGAGGGTCTGATCCGTGTCATGCCGGGCTGGGAGATCAACCTCTGGGGCCACACGCTGGTCCTGGGCGTGTTCATCCCGCTGGTGATCTTCCCGCTGGTCCTCGCGGCCATCGCCGTCTACCCGTTCATCGAGTCCTGGGTCACCGGCGACAAGCGCGAGCACCACATCCTGGACCGCCCGCGCAACGCCCCGACGCGGACCGCGTTCGGCGTCGCCTGGATCACCGCGTACATGATCATGCTGGTCGGTGGTGGAAACGACCTGTGGGCCACGCACTTCCACCTGTCGATCAACTCGATCACCTGGTTCGTCCGGATCTTCTTCTTCGTCGGACCGGTCATCGCGTTCGTCGTCACCAAGCGGATCTGCCTGGGCCTCCAGCGCCGCGACAAGGACAAGGTGCTGCACGGACGCGAGTCCGGCATCATCAAGCGCCTGCCGCACGGTGAGTTCATCGAGGTGCACGAGCCGCTCGACCAGGACCAGCTGCACACCCTCACCGCGCACGAGCAGTACAAGCCGCTCGAGATCGGCGCGACGGTCGACGAGAACGGCGTCGAGCGCAAGGTGACGGGCTCGCAGAAGCTGCGGGCGAAGCTGTCCAAGGGCATGTACGGCGAGGACGGCCAGATCCCGAAGCCGACGGTCGACGAGTACAAGGAGATCACGAGCGGCCACGGTCACCACTGA
- a CDS encoding c-type cytochrome, translating to MKKLSARRRHPLAAVVVLLLALAATGGLYAAFAPADKAQADETAQSLAIDEGKKLYAVGCSSCHGTGGQGGSDGPSLVGVGAAAVDFQVGTGRMPLQQQGAQAPKKKVIYSQAEIDQLAAYVASLGAGPSVPTEKQVDPKGADIAKGGELFRTNCAQCHNFTGEGGALTHGKFAPSLEGVSKKHIYEAMQTGPQNMPSFPDTTMPEKNKKEIIAYIDAVNSEKTESPGGLKLGGLGPVSEGLFAWIFGLGALIAVAVWVAARTAKAKKS from the coding sequence GTGAAAAAGCTCTCCGCACGACGACGCCATCCGCTGGCGGCGGTCGTCGTCCTACTCCTCGCGCTGGCGGCCACCGGGGGGCTGTACGCCGCGTTCGCCCCGGCGGACAAGGCGCAGGCCGACGAAACCGCTCAGTCCCTCGCCATTGACGAGGGCAAGAAGCTCTATGCCGTGGGCTGCTCCAGCTGCCACGGAACCGGCGGTCAGGGCGGCTCCGACGGCCCGAGCCTGGTCGGCGTCGGCGCCGCGGCTGTCGACTTCCAGGTCGGCACCGGCCGGATGCCGCTGCAGCAGCAGGGCGCCCAGGCGCCGAAGAAGAAGGTCATCTACAGCCAGGCCGAGATCGACCAGCTGGCCGCGTACGTGGCCTCGCTCGGTGCCGGCCCCTCCGTCCCGACCGAGAAGCAGGTCGACCCGAAGGGCGCCGACATCGCCAAGGGCGGCGAGCTGTTCCGCACCAACTGTGCCCAGTGCCACAACTTCACCGGTGAGGGTGGCGCGCTGACCCACGGCAAGTTCGCGCCGAGCCTCGAAGGCGTCAGCAAGAAGCACATCTACGAGGCCATGCAGACCGGCCCGCAGAACATGCCTTCCTTCCCCGACACGACGATGCCGGAGAAGAACAAGAAGGAAATCATCGCGTACATCGACGCGGTCAACAGCGAGAAGACCGAGAGCCCGGGCGGCCTCAAGCTGGGCGGTCTCGGACCGGTCAGCGAGGGTCTGTTCGCCTGGATCTTCGGCCTCGGCGCGCTGATCGCGGTCGCCGTGTGGGTCGCCGCCCGGACCGCAAAGGCCAAGAAGTCATGA